A window from Salmo trutta chromosome 29, fSalTru1.1, whole genome shotgun sequence encodes these proteins:
- the LOC115167743 gene encoding zinc finger protein SNAI2-like, whose protein sequence is MIKMPRSFLVKKHLTNKKPNYGILDSKADALHTSLVQLEVPCYIPSTPQPLEGWLPGPSLIPTPASMPSPKVDRLPSRDTSLSLHSSTQEITYPLSVSHNNSLRDSQSGLKSLGTMEPQTFLLSEDFRHLEERGSMPNPLLGLVHSGVSQERFECFDCHKAYFTFSGLAKHRQLHCEWQCHKYFCCKYCDKEYVSLGALKMHIRTHTLPCVCKLCGKAFSRPWLLQGHIRTHTGEKPFSCPHCSRAFADRSNLRAHLQTHSDIKKYQCKSCSKTFSRISLLSKHEEAGCSPLS, encoded by the exons CACTCCACACCAGCCTGGTCCAGCTTGAGGTACCCTGTTACATCCCTAGCACTCCTCAGCCCCTGGAGGGTTGGCTGCCAGGGCCAAGTCTCATCCCCACACCAGCCTCCATGCCCTCTCCCAAGGTAGACAGGCTGCCTTCAAGGGACACCAGCTTGTCCCTGCATAGCTCAACACAGGAAATCACCTACCCCCTGTCAGTGTCTCACAACAATTCGCTAAGAGACTCACAGTCTGGACTTAAGTCCCTGGGAACCATGGAACCCCAGACCTTCCTGCTCTCAGAGGACTTCAGACACCTGGAGGAGAGGGGCAGCATGCCTAATCCCCTCCTGGGCCTTGTCCACTCTGGTGTTAGTCAGGAGCGCTTTGAATGCTTTGACTGCCACAAAGCCTACTTCACCTTCTCTGGGCTGGCCAAGCACAGGCAGTTGCACTGTGAGTGGCAGTGTCACAAGTACTTCTGTTGCAAGTACTGTGACAAGGAGTACGTGAGTCTGGGAGCTCTGAAGATGCATATCcgaacacacacacttccctgcgTCTGCAAGCTCTGTGGGAAGGCCTTCTCCAGGCCTTGGCTGCTCCAGGGACACATTCGCACACATACAG GTGAGAAGCCCTTCTCCTGCCCACACTGCAGCAGGGCGTTTGCTGACCGCTCCAACCTCCGAGCACACCTACAGACACACTCTGACATCAAGAAATACCAGTGCAAGAGTTGCTCCAAAACCTTCTCCAGGATATCTCTGCTCTCCAAGCATGAAGAGGCTGGCTGCTCCCCACTGTCCTGA